A genomic window from Arthrobacter sp. FW305-BF8 includes:
- a CDS encoding ABC transporter permease, with translation MAMFIAKRLLMAFATVLVVAVLAFLLVHAMPGSPGAVSLGAGAAQEAIDEVNQRLGWNDPLAVQFFRWLGDAVQGNLGTSLIDGRSVSADLASRLPVTASLAAGASVLSAVLGIGLGVTAAVRGGLADRIVGGVVGLLVALPAFWIGIIFVYLFAVQSSVFPATGYVPFEVSPQDWALSLALPVITLAAGGAAFIARQTRASMLEALQQEHIRTLRATATPTWKILYVHALRYASLPIVAGIALQFIGLFGGSVIAEQLFAMPGLGQAVQSSVNTHDAPAVQGVVVIATVVVVAVNLVLELATKFLDPKLRAS, from the coding sequence ATGGCAATGTTCATCGCCAAGCGCCTGCTGATGGCGTTCGCCACCGTGCTGGTGGTCGCGGTGCTGGCATTCCTGCTGGTCCACGCCATGCCCGGCAGCCCGGGCGCCGTGTCGCTCGGCGCAGGCGCGGCGCAGGAAGCCATCGACGAGGTCAACCAGCGGCTCGGCTGGAATGATCCCCTCGCGGTCCAGTTCTTCCGCTGGCTCGGCGACGCCGTCCAGGGCAACCTCGGGACCTCCCTGATTGACGGAAGGTCGGTGAGCGCCGACCTCGCCAGCCGCCTTCCGGTCACGGCATCACTTGCCGCGGGCGCCTCGGTGCTCAGCGCCGTCCTCGGGATCGGACTGGGCGTCACCGCAGCCGTACGCGGCGGCCTGGCAGACCGCATTGTGGGCGGCGTGGTCGGTCTCCTGGTGGCACTCCCCGCCTTCTGGATCGGCATCATCTTCGTCTACCTGTTCGCCGTCCAGTCGTCGGTGTTTCCCGCCACCGGCTACGTTCCCTTCGAGGTCTCGCCGCAGGACTGGGCGCTGTCCCTGGCTTTGCCCGTCATCACCCTCGCCGCCGGCGGGGCGGCCTTCATCGCCCGGCAGACCAGGGCCTCCATGCTTGAGGCCCTCCAGCAGGAACACATCCGTACCCTGCGGGCCACGGCCACCCCCACGTGGAAGATCCTCTACGTCCACGCGCTGCGCTACGCCAGCCTGCCCATCGTTGCCGGCATTGCGCTGCAGTTCATCGGCCTGTTCGGCGGCTCCGTTATCGCGGAGCAGCTGTTCGCGATGCCGGGCCTCGGCCAGGCAGTCCAGTCCTCGGTCAACACCCATGACGCCCCGGCAGTCCAGGGCGTGGTGGTCATCGCCACGGTTGTGGTGGTTGCCGTGAACCTGGTCCTCGAACTCGCCACCAAATTCCTTGACCCGAAGTTGCGTGCCTCATGA
- a CDS encoding oligopeptide/dipeptide ABC transporter ATP-binding protein yields the protein MSISTVERQDAEALLPAPAMLEVKNLTVRYGRGRKAASAPAAVDGVSFTIRPGETVGLVGESGSGKSTIGKAILGLQNVFGGSISFQGSDITHASSTRRQELGGDLRAVFQDPNSSLNPRKTIGASLAEPLRVRGVAAAEARTRAGDMLERVGLPRDAVDRYPSQFSGGQRQRISVARALICEPQLVVCDEAVSALDLSTQAQVLNLLADLRDERGLSYLFIAHDIAVVQFLAQRVVVLYRGQVMEAGPAAAVTENPRHPFTQALVAASPVPRPAEQAKRRKVRESLGVRTAAAVAASAGGCPFSQRCPLATDLCTAERPALRTVGQSDVACHYA from the coding sequence ATGAGCATCAGCACCGTAGAACGCCAGGACGCCGAAGCTCTGCTGCCCGCCCCCGCCATGCTGGAGGTCAAGAACCTAACGGTCCGCTACGGCCGCGGCCGCAAGGCAGCCTCGGCCCCGGCCGCGGTGGACGGCGTGAGCTTCACCATCCGCCCCGGCGAAACCGTCGGCCTGGTGGGGGAGTCCGGTTCCGGGAAGTCCACCATCGGCAAGGCAATCCTGGGCCTGCAGAACGTGTTCGGCGGCTCCATCAGCTTCCAAGGCAGCGACATCACCCATGCCAGCTCCACCCGCCGGCAGGAACTCGGCGGCGATTTGCGGGCCGTCTTCCAGGATCCTAACTCGTCACTCAACCCGCGGAAGACCATCGGGGCCTCGCTGGCCGAACCGCTGCGGGTCCGCGGCGTCGCGGCCGCAGAGGCACGGACCCGGGCCGGGGACATGCTGGAACGGGTGGGGCTTCCCCGCGACGCCGTGGACCGGTACCCCAGCCAGTTCTCCGGCGGCCAGCGCCAGCGCATCTCTGTGGCGCGTGCCCTGATCTGCGAACCGCAGCTCGTGGTCTGCGACGAGGCGGTGAGCGCCCTGGACCTCTCCACCCAGGCCCAGGTGCTGAACCTCCTCGCCGACCTGCGGGATGAGCGCGGCCTGAGCTACCTGTTCATCGCGCACGACATCGCGGTGGTGCAGTTCCTGGCGCAGCGCGTGGTGGTGCTCTACCGCGGCCAGGTCATGGAGGCAGGGCCGGCCGCCGCTGTCACCGAAAACCCGAGGCACCCGTTCACCCAGGCCCTGGTTGCGGCGTCCCCGGTGCCACGTCCCGCGGAGCAGGCCAAACGGCGGAAGGTACGCGAGTCGCTCGGCGTCCGGACGGCCGCCGCCGTGGCCGCCTCGGCAGGCGGCTGCCCCTTCAGCCAGCGCTGCCCGCTCGCCACCGACCTGTGCACCGCCGAACGCCCTGCCCTGCGCACGGTGGGCCAGTCCGACGTCGCCTGCCACTACGCCTGA
- a CDS encoding TetR/AcrR family transcriptional regulator → MRTRRKTGSYEVGRAKRAEILDAATRLFAASGYHRVPLSQVAADVGLSESGLLHHFRSKKHLLLAVAERRLEQTALWWSSVQADGGDDPHELFRSMVESTRRLVAEPGLIELFVLVSAEAADPSTPAHQLYGKWYEQAVSETAVLLARGVERGFFRPDTDAQAIAREIIAVSDGLQLQWVLSGGRLDLVEGIRDYARRLARSVLANGDDGEPNL, encoded by the coding sequence GTGCGGACGAGGCGAAAAACAGGCAGCTACGAGGTAGGCAGGGCCAAGCGCGCGGAGATTCTGGATGCCGCCACGCGGCTCTTTGCCGCTTCGGGTTACCACCGGGTGCCGTTGTCGCAGGTAGCTGCCGACGTCGGACTCAGCGAAAGCGGCCTGCTCCACCACTTCCGCTCCAAGAAGCACCTCCTGCTGGCTGTCGCCGAGCGGCGGCTGGAGCAGACGGCGCTGTGGTGGAGCTCCGTCCAGGCGGACGGCGGCGACGATCCGCATGAACTGTTCCGGTCCATGGTGGAATCCACGCGCAGGCTGGTGGCCGAGCCGGGGCTGATCGAGCTCTTCGTGCTGGTTTCGGCCGAAGCCGCTGACCCGTCCACCCCGGCCCACCAGCTGTACGGCAAGTGGTATGAGCAGGCAGTGAGCGAGACCGCGGTGCTCCTCGCCCGCGGGGTGGAGCGCGGCTTCTTCCGGCCGGATACCGATGCACAGGCCATCGCGCGGGAAATTATTGCCGTCAGCGACGGGCTGCAGCTGCAATGGGTTCTCTCCGGAGGCAGGCTGGATCTGGTCGAGGGGATCCGGGACTACGCCCGCCGGCTGGCCCGCTCGGTTCTGGCAAACGGGGACGACGGCGAACCAAACCTCTGA
- a CDS encoding IclR family transcriptional regulator, protein MAEEPGPQAEAPQRGKRPKQGEPVIDRALSLLAVFTDRRRALTLSEMARHAGMPAPTALRLIARLVAWGALERLEDGRYVVGVRLWEVASLSPRGHGVREIALPYLEDLFAVTRHHVLLAVRDKSEAVLIERLSSKEATEVAYRVGGRAPLRSTAVGLVLLAGADAAFQETVIRQPPDAEAGVDAMPEGQLRRTLSDVRRTGVAMIRRSAPSLTVSVASPIFDAEGSVAAALSIVVPDGATPPNVLAPAVQATARAVSRNLGYNAQPTLGIPARP, encoded by the coding sequence GTGGCGGAAGAACCAGGACCGCAAGCGGAGGCCCCCCAGCGCGGCAAGCGCCCCAAGCAGGGCGAGCCGGTGATTGACCGGGCCCTGAGCCTGCTCGCCGTCTTCACCGACCGCCGTCGCGCTTTGACGCTGTCCGAAATGGCCCGCCACGCGGGCATGCCGGCGCCGACGGCGCTGCGCCTCATCGCCCGGCTGGTGGCGTGGGGCGCGCTGGAGCGGCTCGAGGACGGGCGTTACGTGGTGGGCGTGCGGCTGTGGGAGGTGGCGTCCCTGTCGCCGCGCGGGCACGGCGTCCGGGAGATCGCCCTGCCGTACCTCGAGGACCTTTTCGCCGTCACCCGGCACCACGTGCTGCTGGCCGTCCGGGACAAAAGCGAGGCCGTGCTGATCGAACGGCTGTCCTCCAAGGAGGCCACCGAGGTGGCGTACCGGGTGGGCGGCCGTGCGCCGCTGAGGTCGACGGCGGTCGGCCTGGTGCTGCTGGCGGGAGCCGATGCGGCATTCCAGGAAACGGTCATCCGGCAGCCGCCGGACGCCGAGGCCGGGGTGGACGCCATGCCGGAGGGGCAGCTGAGGCGGACGCTGTCCGACGTCCGGCGGACCGGCGTCGCGATGATCAGGAGGTCCGCGCCGTCCCTCACGGTGTCCGTCGCCTCGCCCATTTTTGACGCTGAGGGCTCCGTGGCCGCGGCACTTTCCATCGTGGTTCCCGACGGCGCCACTCCCCCCAACGTCCTGGCACCGGCCGTCCAGGCTACGGCCAGGGCCGTCTCGCGAAACCTGGGCTACAACGCGCAGCCCACCTTGGGGATCCCGGCAAGGCCTTAA
- a CDS encoding TetR/AcrR family transcriptional regulator, producing MTETTETTETTAARQPARSGRRAPYANGERKRAELVDSAFAVFAEKGFQRLSIRQIAEEIGTSHTALLHHFGSKDALLEAVLVRREEQDGPWRRTLLAEQGLLGTVPEVMRRNAGIRGVIQLDATLRAEAVRPDHPAHGFIRRRDEEIIRSLHAEIEREVAAGRIASGLDPAVLARQVAALIEGVQLAWLYDESVDMAAHLEGFMQLVKAP from the coding sequence GTGACGGAGACGACGGAGACGACGGAGACGACGGCGGCGCGGCAGCCGGCGCGCAGCGGCCGGCGGGCGCCCTACGCCAACGGCGAGCGCAAGCGGGCCGAGCTGGTGGATTCGGCCTTTGCGGTGTTCGCCGAGAAGGGCTTCCAGCGCCTGTCGATCCGCCAGATCGCAGAGGAAATCGGAACCAGCCACACAGCCCTGCTGCACCACTTCGGGAGCAAGGATGCACTGCTGGAGGCCGTCCTGGTCCGGCGCGAGGAGCAGGACGGCCCCTGGCGGCGCACCCTGCTGGCGGAGCAGGGCCTGCTCGGAACGGTGCCGGAGGTCATGCGCCGCAACGCAGGCATTCGCGGAGTAATCCAGCTGGATGCCACCCTGCGCGCCGAGGCCGTCCGACCGGACCACCCGGCCCACGGCTTCATCCGGCGCCGCGACGAGGAAATCATCCGCTCACTGCATGCCGAGATCGAGCGGGAGGTTGCCGCGGGCCGCATTGCCTCCGGCCTCGACCCCGCGGTACTGGCCCGGCAGGTCGCCGCGCTCATCGAAGGCGTCCAGCTGGCGTGGCTGTACGACGAGTCCGTGGACATGGCCGCGCACCTGGAAGGGTTCATGCAGCTGGTTAAGGCGCCCTGA
- a CDS encoding alpha/beta hydrolase, which yields MTPETVTAEEATTRRMPAPPPFPAFQTPGTPEEVSGHSLVHRELNYAIAVGFRRLSMDIWLPRNTGGGPVPVVVWIHGGAFQLGDRRELPPTYEPDSVFRLLNEAGIACATVDYRHALEAPFPAQLHDIKAAVRYLRHHADVLGIDPGRIGAWGESAGGHLAALLGLTDNRADLEGGLGVQGKPSSVGAVVDFYGVSSLTHMPRLEDIGDFMTGPLLAAVPEGVSLEPGPMLVGNSHDPALLDAASPLAYVTPDAPPFLLIHGDSDGLVPLSQSELLADALAQAGARQELITVEGGDHAFFFAEDKVGGLLETAVSFFTKELT from the coding sequence GTGACCCCGGAAACCGTGACGGCTGAAGAAGCAACTACCCGCCGCATGCCCGCCCCGCCGCCGTTCCCCGCCTTCCAGACGCCCGGGACGCCCGAGGAAGTCTCCGGGCACTCGCTGGTGCACCGTGAGCTCAACTACGCGATCGCCGTCGGCTTCCGCCGCCTCTCCATGGACATCTGGCTCCCGCGCAACACCGGCGGCGGCCCGGTCCCGGTGGTGGTGTGGATCCACGGCGGAGCCTTCCAGCTCGGCGACCGCCGCGAACTGCCGCCGACGTACGAACCCGATTCAGTGTTCCGCCTCCTGAACGAGGCCGGCATCGCGTGCGCCACGGTGGATTACCGGCATGCCCTGGAGGCGCCGTTCCCCGCCCAGCTCCACGACATCAAGGCCGCCGTCCGGTACCTCCGGCACCACGCCGACGTGCTGGGCATCGATCCCGGACGCATCGGCGCCTGGGGCGAGTCCGCGGGCGGCCACCTCGCCGCGCTGCTCGGCCTGACGGACAACCGCGCGGACCTCGAGGGAGGCCTGGGCGTACAGGGGAAGCCCAGCTCGGTGGGTGCCGTCGTCGACTTCTACGGCGTCTCCTCGCTGACCCACATGCCCCGGCTGGAGGATATTGGCGACTTCATGACCGGGCCGCTGCTGGCGGCCGTACCGGAGGGCGTCTCGCTGGAGCCCGGTCCCATGCTGGTGGGCAACTCCCACGACCCGGCCCTGCTGGACGCTGCCAGCCCGCTGGCCTACGTCACTCCGGATGCGCCGCCCTTCCTGCTCATCCACGGCGACAGCGACGGTCTGGTTCCGCTGTCCCAGAGCGAACTTCTCGCCGATGCGCTGGCCCAGGCGGGCGCCCGGCAGGAACTCATCACCGTCGAGGGCGGTGACCACGCCTTCTTCTTCGCCGAGGACAAGGTGGGCGGCCTCCTCGAAACCGCAGTGTCCTTCTTCACGAAGGAACTCACTTAG
- a CDS encoding ABC transporter substrate-binding protein: MKLLSTPARRSAAVLAGVLLMSSLTACGGGTQAASTVNKDALTIAVDSDSASFGFDPLRVADAQRQFFEGLYENLMTLQPDGSVAPGLAKEFSYSADNTLLTLTLKEGVTFTDGSTMDAALVKANLDRRSDPALSAYSAITKGAAQEMTSVTAVTPMKVAIKFAKPQPGFEKNLTGTMGMIVGKTATAKSASLAATPDGSGPYTLDATGTVKGNKYVFTKNEKYSDAAKYPYKKITFTVIQDPQARANALVSGQADVAALTSPTVDFAKSKGLGVSQIGGTLHTMVSFDKIGKTSPAFAKEKVRQAFQYAINRQALVDALHKGDIAAWNALPKDSAGYTEELNTRFAYDPAKATSLLAEAGYANGFEFTIVGSAETQTDLQAVQKDLSAVGIKMNIKMASSTDEAFAAVATTPLGYAALGWDNPVGLMYGVVLNGFTNVQKATDEQLSAATGEAAAAKDDAAKKTALTKLNTRLVESGWMIPLYESLTNQGYNTKKVQQVKFAGTNAYPLLSSYAPTN; encoded by the coding sequence ATGAAACTTCTTTCCACCCCTGCCCGCCGGAGCGCGGCCGTCCTGGCCGGTGTGCTCCTCATGAGCTCGCTCACCGCCTGCGGCGGCGGGACCCAGGCGGCATCCACCGTGAACAAGGACGCCCTGACCATCGCGGTGGACAGCGACTCGGCCTCCTTCGGGTTCGATCCGCTGCGAGTTGCCGACGCGCAGCGCCAGTTCTTCGAAGGCCTTTACGAGAACCTCATGACCCTGCAGCCGGACGGTTCCGTGGCACCGGGCCTGGCCAAGGAGTTCAGCTACAGCGCGGACAACACGCTCCTGACGCTGACCCTCAAGGAGGGCGTCACCTTCACGGACGGCTCCACCATGGACGCGGCACTGGTCAAGGCGAACCTCGACCGCCGCAGCGACCCGGCGCTCAGTGCCTACTCGGCGATTACCAAGGGCGCCGCGCAGGAAATGACCTCGGTGACCGCGGTCACCCCCATGAAGGTGGCCATCAAGTTCGCTAAGCCGCAGCCAGGATTCGAAAAGAACCTCACCGGCACCATGGGCATGATCGTCGGCAAGACGGCCACCGCCAAGAGCGCCAGCCTCGCCGCCACCCCGGACGGCTCGGGCCCCTACACCCTTGACGCCACCGGGACGGTGAAGGGCAACAAGTACGTGTTCACCAAGAATGAGAAGTACTCGGATGCCGCCAAGTACCCCTACAAGAAGATCACCTTCACCGTCATCCAGGACCCCCAGGCCCGCGCCAACGCGCTGGTTTCCGGCCAGGCCGACGTCGCGGCGCTCACCTCGCCGACGGTTGACTTCGCCAAGTCCAAGGGTCTCGGTGTGTCCCAGATCGGTGGAACCCTGCACACCATGGTCTCCTTCGACAAGATCGGCAAGACCTCCCCGGCCTTTGCCAAGGAGAAGGTCCGCCAGGCATTCCAGTACGCCATCAACCGCCAGGCCCTCGTGGATGCCCTGCACAAGGGGGACATTGCGGCGTGGAACGCCCTGCCAAAGGATTCGGCCGGGTACACCGAGGAACTGAACACCCGGTTCGCCTACGACCCGGCCAAGGCCACGAGCCTCCTGGCTGAGGCCGGCTACGCCAACGGCTTCGAGTTCACCATTGTGGGCAGCGCCGAAACCCAGACCGACCTGCAGGCCGTCCAGAAGGACCTGTCCGCCGTCGGAATCAAGATGAACATCAAGATGGCCAGCTCTACGGACGAAGCCTTCGCCGCAGTGGCCACCACACCACTCGGTTACGCCGCACTCGGCTGGGACAACCCGGTGGGCCTGATGTACGGCGTGGTCCTGAACGGATTCACCAACGTGCAGAAGGCCACTGACGAGCAGTTGAGCGCCGCCACCGGCGAGGCAGCAGCCGCGAAGGACGACGCCGCAAAGAAGACCGCGCTGACCAAGCTGAACACGCGCCTGGTGGAATCCGGCTGGATGATCCCGCTCTACGAGTCCCTCACCAACCAGGGCTACAACACCAAGAAGGTCCAGCAGGTGAAGTTCGCCGGTACCAACGCCTACCCGCTGCTCTCCTCTTACGCCCCCACCAACTGA
- a CDS encoding glycoside hydrolase family 1 protein, protein MTDLQHFPDTFLWGVATAAHQVEGNNTNSDTWLLEHLPGTIFAEPSGDAIDHYHRYREDIALIASLGFTTYRFSLEWARIEPEEGHFSVAELDHYRRVLETCHEHGLTPVVTFHHFTSPRWLLAAGGWEDEATPERFARHCSRVTEHLGDLIGVACTLNEPNLPWLLKALGIGGEPADRRADVPLWAAAAGRLGIEAARVAPFQFTVSDAGFDIKLAAHQAGRDAIKALRPELPVGWTLANSDIQAAEGGRQMADQVRRDVNERFLAASRGDDFVGIQTYGRTVFGPDGVAPAPEGAPVNAMGEEIYPQALEVTIREAHRIANIPVMVTENGLATDDDTQRVEYLRTAVAGVSACLADGIDVRGYIAWTAFDNFEWIFGYAPKFGLIAVDRTTQERTPKPSAHWLGGVARAAQERLTTVG, encoded by the coding sequence ATGACCGACCTCCAGCACTTCCCCGACACCTTCCTCTGGGGTGTGGCCACCGCGGCCCACCAGGTGGAGGGGAACAACACCAACAGCGACACATGGCTCCTCGAACACCTCCCCGGCACGATCTTCGCCGAGCCCTCAGGTGACGCGATCGACCATTACCACCGCTACCGCGAGGACATCGCGCTGATCGCCTCGCTCGGGTTCACCACCTACCGTTTCTCGCTGGAATGGGCGCGCATCGAACCCGAGGAAGGGCACTTCTCCGTGGCCGAACTGGACCACTACCGGCGGGTGCTGGAAACCTGCCATGAGCACGGGCTGACGCCGGTGGTCACCTTCCACCACTTCACCTCGCCGCGCTGGCTTCTCGCTGCGGGCGGCTGGGAGGACGAAGCCACGCCGGAACGCTTCGCGCGCCACTGCAGCCGCGTCACCGAGCACCTCGGCGACCTCATCGGCGTGGCCTGCACCCTCAACGAACCCAACCTGCCGTGGCTGCTCAAGGCCCTCGGCATCGGCGGCGAGCCGGCCGACCGCCGTGCGGACGTGCCGCTCTGGGCGGCGGCCGCCGGGCGCCTGGGCATCGAGGCGGCCAGGGTTGCGCCCTTCCAGTTCACCGTGTCCGACGCCGGCTTCGACATCAAGCTCGCTGCCCACCAAGCCGGCCGCGACGCCATCAAGGCCCTGCGGCCGGAGCTGCCGGTCGGCTGGACCCTCGCCAACTCCGACATCCAGGCGGCCGAGGGCGGCCGGCAGATGGCGGACCAGGTCCGCCGGGACGTCAACGAACGCTTCCTCGCAGCCTCCCGCGGCGATGACTTCGTGGGCATCCAGACCTACGGCCGGACTGTGTTCGGTCCGGACGGTGTGGCCCCGGCACCCGAAGGTGCTCCCGTCAACGCGATGGGGGAGGAGATCTACCCGCAGGCCCTCGAGGTGACCATCCGCGAGGCCCACCGGATCGCCAACATCCCCGTCATGGTCACCGAGAACGGGCTGGCCACCGACGACGACACGCAGCGGGTCGAGTACCTCCGCACGGCCGTCGCCGGCGTCTCGGCGTGCCTCGCCGACGGCATCGACGTCCGCGGCTACATCGCATGGACCGCGTTCGACAACTTCGAGTGGATCTTCGGCTACGCACCCAAGTTCGGCCTCATCGCCGTCGACCGCACTACCCAGGAGCGCACGCCGAAGCCCAGCGCGCACTGGCTCGGCGGCGTGGCCCGCGCCGCCCAGGAGCGGCTCACCACGGTGGGCTGA
- a CDS encoding dipeptide/oligopeptide/nickel ABC transporter permease/ATP-binding protein, with protein MIPSIAPIAPTAAPRKTALAKFSGHRLLASPGGLAGTVWLAALVAASLTASWWLPYKTEDQDFTAVLSGPTAAHWLGADELGRDLLSRIFASAAGTLGTSFITVLVGVGLGTILAMAAAAAGDRAEGVISRVTEIMMSLPGTVIILAVIGAVGTNIPLIMAILGVLMSAGIYRVMLGQAKSLQSQLYVDAAKVDGVGTLGISVRHVLPGLTNTIVVQSALIFAVGILIQAGLAFIGFGPPIPEPSWGGMIQSASQHVYDAPWLMVPSGAVLALTVLSANAIGNALGKSPNAAASHLPSAAIRRKRAADAAAAAAAAPAVESLPAAGWLSVRGLSVGVDGGTPLVTDVTFDVAPGTVLGLVGESGCGKTMTALSLLGLLPSGVSVTGGQILWNGRNLASATEKDLEDIRGRDIALISQEPMRALDPMFTVGYQLTAAIRRLGKAGKAEARAQALGLLEKVGIVDAGRILKAYPHQISGGMAQRVAIALALSGKPRLLVADEPTTALDVTVQAEILSLLRSLVKDTGMSVVMVTHDLGVVADICDNVAVMYAGQVVESGRTAGILDNPRHPYTLALLAADPHANTASDMPERLATIKGQVPQPKDWPTGCRFAARCQFAGSACTTPVPLLPSGSEDGEVRCVKADELAVEGLEWVATEVPTHRVLEIVEKDMA; from the coding sequence ATGATCCCCTCCATTGCACCCATTGCACCCACTGCAGCCCCGCGGAAGACCGCCCTGGCTAAGTTCTCCGGGCACCGGCTCCTCGCCTCCCCCGGTGGCCTGGCCGGCACAGTCTGGCTCGCCGCCTTGGTGGCCGCTTCCCTCACCGCATCCTGGTGGCTGCCGTACAAGACCGAGGACCAGGACTTCACAGCCGTCCTCTCCGGCCCCACCGCCGCCCACTGGCTGGGCGCGGACGAACTCGGCCGTGACCTGCTCAGCCGTATTTTCGCCTCAGCCGCCGGAACCCTGGGGACGTCGTTCATCACGGTGCTTGTCGGCGTCGGGCTTGGGACCATCCTGGCCATGGCCGCCGCTGCCGCCGGCGACCGCGCCGAAGGGGTCATCAGCAGGGTCACCGAAATCATGATGTCGCTGCCCGGCACCGTCATCATCCTGGCCGTCATCGGAGCCGTGGGGACGAACATCCCGCTGATTATGGCCATCCTCGGCGTCCTCATGTCGGCCGGCATCTACCGGGTGATGCTGGGCCAGGCCAAGTCGCTGCAGTCCCAGCTCTACGTGGACGCGGCGAAGGTCGACGGCGTCGGCACGCTGGGCATCAGCGTCCGCCACGTGCTCCCTGGACTGACCAACACCATCGTGGTGCAGTCGGCCCTGATCTTCGCCGTCGGCATACTGATCCAGGCGGGCCTGGCGTTCATCGGCTTCGGCCCACCCATTCCCGAGCCGAGCTGGGGCGGCATGATCCAGAGCGCCTCCCAGCACGTCTACGACGCGCCCTGGCTCATGGTTCCCAGCGGCGCGGTGCTGGCCCTGACTGTCCTTTCCGCCAACGCGATCGGCAACGCCCTGGGCAAGTCCCCGAACGCCGCCGCATCACACCTGCCCTCGGCGGCCATCCGGCGCAAGCGCGCCGCCGATGCGGCAGCTGCCGCGGCCGCCGCACCCGCCGTCGAAAGCCTGCCCGCTGCCGGCTGGCTCAGCGTCCGCGGCCTCTCCGTAGGGGTCGACGGAGGCACCCCGCTGGTCACGGACGTCACCTTCGACGTGGCACCGGGCACTGTGCTGGGGCTCGTCGGCGAATCCGGCTGCGGCAAGACGATGACCGCGCTGTCCCTGCTCGGGCTGCTGCCATCCGGCGTTTCGGTCACCGGCGGCCAGATCCTCTGGAACGGCAGGAACCTCGCGTCGGCCACCGAGAAGGACCTGGAGGACATCCGGGGCCGCGACATCGCTCTCATCTCGCAGGAGCCGATGCGGGCCCTGGACCCCATGTTCACCGTGGGTTACCAGCTGACCGCCGCCATCCGCCGGCTGGGGAAGGCCGGAAAGGCCGAAGCCCGGGCCCAGGCGCTGGGCCTCTTGGAAAAGGTGGGCATCGTCGACGCCGGGCGCATCCTCAAGGCGTACCCGCACCAGATCTCCGGCGGCATGGCCCAGCGTGTGGCCATCGCGCTGGCCCTCTCCGGCAAGCCGCGGCTGCTGGTGGCCGACGAACCCACCACCGCCCTCGACGTCACGGTGCAGGCCGAGATCCTCTCGCTGCTGCGCTCGCTGGTGAAGGACACCGGCATGTCCGTGGTGATGGTGACCCACGACCTCGGAGTGGTCGCGGACATCTGCGACAACGTCGCCGTCATGTACGCGGGCCAGGTGGTGGAGAGCGGCCGGACCGCCGGCATCCTGGACAACCCGCGCCACCCGTACACCCTCGCGCTGCTGGCGGCCGACCCGCACGCCAACACCGCCTCCGACATGCCGGAACGGCTGGCCACCATCAAGGGTCAGGTCCCGCAGCCCAAGGACTGGCCCACCGGCTGCCGCTTCGCCGCCCGCTGTCAGTTCGCCGGCTCCGCCTGCACAACCCCGGTGCCGCTGCTGCCCTCCGGCTCGGAGGACGGCGAGGTCCGCTGCGTCAAGGCGGACGAGCTGGCCGTGGAGGGCCTTGAATGGGTTGCCACCGAAGTGCCCACGCACCGCGTACTCGAGATCGTTGAAAAGGACATGGCATGA